Below is a genomic region from Fusobacterium sp. IOR10.
AGTTTTAATGATAATTAATACTGCTACAGGTTGTGGATTCACACCTCAATACAAGGACCTTCAAGAAATCTATGAAAAATTTCATGAAAAGGGATTAGAAATAATTGATATTCCATGTAATCAATTTGCAGGTCAAGCACCTGGAACTGATGAAGAAATTCATAAATTCTGTACTTTAAATTTTGGAACTGAATTTCCTCAAATGAAAAAATCCAATGTTAACGGTGAAGAAGCTCTACCTCTATATAAATATCTAAAAAAAGAACAAGGATTTAACGGTTTTGGTAATGGACCTCAAGCACTTGCAATGGGTTTAATGCTTAAGAAAATAGATAAAGATTATAAAAATAACGCTGAGATTAAATGGAACTTTACAAAATTTGTTGCAGATAGAGAAGGAAATGTTATAAAACGTTTTGAACCTACTGAAAGTATGAAAGATGTTGAAAAATTCATTGAAAATCTAATGTAATAATATATACAATTAAAAATATTTTCTAAGGACTAGCTTTAAAGCTAGTCTTTTTTTATTTTAAAATTTTAATTTGACTTTTAGTCTAAAAAGAGTTATTTTATAGAAAAGAGTTTAGGAGGTATACACATATATGAATTGTACACTTTATAAAAAAATTTCTAGGAAATTATTAGATGTAATTTCTGCATTTAGAAATTACGATGGAAAAGCAAGATATTTTCAAACAGACTATAAATT
It encodes:
- a CDS encoding glutathione peroxidase, whose amino-acid sequence is MNIYDFNVINVKGEDVSLEKYKGKVLMIINTATGCGFTPQYKDLQEIYEKFHEKGLEIIDIPCNQFAGQAPGTDEEIHKFCTLNFGTEFPQMKKSNVNGEEALPLYKYLKKEQGFNGFGNGPQALAMGLMLKKIDKDYKNNAEIKWNFTKFVADREGNVIKRFEPTESMKDVEKFIENLM